From one Prochlorococcus marinus str. MIT 0912 genomic stretch:
- the psbF gene encoding cytochrome b559 subunit beta, long form: MNTLKLLLVLSPVIFTLAFADYWLRRWGVFVWDNGPTIKNEQVWEDTAIVADKGRPAGGYPVFTVRTLAVNALGIPTVFFLGAIFAMQFIRRGVINA, encoded by the coding sequence ATGAACACACTTAAATTATTACTGGTTCTTTCTCCAGTTATTTTTACTCTTGCCTTTGCTGATTATTGGTTGCGTAGGTGGGGAGTATTTGTCTGGGATAATGGCCCAACTATTAAAAATGAACAAGTTTGGGAAGATACTGCAATTGTTGCTGATAAAGGAAGACCAGCAGGTGGCTACCCAGTTTTCACTGTTAGAACTTTGGCCGTCAATGCATTGGGTATCCCAACTGTATTTTTCCTTGGTGCAATTTTTGCAATGCAATTTATTCGCCGCGGTGTAATAAACGCTTAA
- a CDS encoding class I SAM-dependent methyltransferase — MSGFGEKKKENKGSSKKLQKLSEKDLKAKSINNHIKGNLDEAEKGYIAFLKNGYSDADIISNYALICEEKEENDKAIKLYEKCAKNFPNHIYSRLNLSFLYYKLNHLEKAEIIIEEAIKLKPSLPNGHCIRGLILKSLDKYDESKLSLEKAIELDKNYFDAYINLGLLNKDSNKYNEAEEYYLKALEIDNKSAIAHLNLGACYKEKQDLEKAILHTKIAIELDSKLENCYLNLATIYNQIGDYKKSLILTKKELLLYKNSELSYQLISELIKKGELLNISEKDNRELLKNLLNRKDISHREIFGNINSLISKEILEELSILESKLYENNKFNILIKDKELVKALSLLIFCSPLWEKVLGNIRKNILLNYSDKDKISNSIFNFIIGLGSQCFLNEYVYYISTEENDKLKELKKTININKNREYKLAIISCYQSLSSINDKIINLNTYRSNNKEFNHLLNLQIKELNDEKKISKGIKKIGDIKDFISKEVKVQYELNPYPRWRYNSYAKENKLNFLSVINSEIYPNTIKSISDELNNKKTNILIAGCGTGIQILEASRYSNCEITAIDLSNSSISYAKRKVDEYGLKNVDFIEMDLLELTALHKRFDLIECSGVLHHMNDPTKGLSNLFNVLKPKGFLKLGLYSKYAREEILKARELIKEKDIKPSLAGIRSFRNDLLNGKIKQFNEIINWSDFYSTSMCRDLCFHSHENCYSLIEIKNMLKVSNLEFLGFTLSKDIKDKYQKDNKDKNSLKDLELWDKFEKLNPNSFREMYQFWVRKSIK; from the coding sequence TTGAGTGGTTTCGGGGAAAAGAAAAAAGAGAATAAAGGCTCTTCTAAAAAACTCCAAAAGCTTTCAGAAAAGGATCTGAAAGCAAAATCGATCAATAATCATATTAAAGGGAATTTAGATGAAGCAGAAAAAGGGTATATAGCTTTTTTAAAAAATGGTTATTCTGATGCAGATATAATTTCAAATTATGCACTCATATGTGAAGAAAAAGAAGAAAATGACAAAGCAATAAAATTATACGAAAAATGTGCTAAAAATTTTCCAAATCATATTTACTCAAGATTAAATTTATCTTTTTTATATTATAAGTTAAATCATTTAGAAAAAGCAGAAATAATAATTGAAGAAGCAATTAAATTAAAGCCAAGCCTGCCAAATGGGCATTGTATTAGAGGATTGATTTTAAAAAGTTTAGATAAATATGATGAGTCAAAATTATCACTTGAGAAAGCAATCGAACTGGATAAAAATTACTTTGATGCTTATATCAATCTAGGGTTATTAAACAAAGATTCTAATAAATATAATGAAGCAGAAGAATATTATTTAAAAGCCTTAGAAATAGATAATAAATCTGCTATCGCTCATTTAAATCTAGGCGCATGCTACAAAGAGAAACAAGATCTTGAAAAAGCAATTTTGCATACAAAGATAGCAATAGAGTTAGATAGTAAATTAGAAAACTGTTATTTGAATCTAGCTACAATATACAACCAAATTGGTGATTATAAAAAATCACTAATACTTACAAAAAAAGAGCTTTTATTATATAAGAATAGCGAGTTAAGTTATCAACTTATAAGTGAATTAATCAAAAAAGGTGAATTATTAAACATATCAGAGAAAGATAATAGAGAATTACTTAAAAATTTATTAAATAGAAAAGATATATCTCATCGAGAAATATTTGGGAATATAAACAGCCTTATCTCCAAAGAGATATTAGAAGAATTATCTATTTTAGAATCGAAGTTGTATGAGAATAATAAATTTAATATTTTAATTAAGGATAAGGAATTAGTAAAAGCACTTTCTTTACTAATATTTTGCTCTCCATTATGGGAAAAGGTTTTAGGAAATATACGCAAGAATATTCTATTAAACTATTCAGACAAAGATAAAATAAGTAATAGTATTTTTAACTTTATAATAGGGCTTGGATCACAATGCTTCTTAAATGAGTATGTCTATTACATATCTACCGAAGAAAATGATAAACTAAAAGAACTTAAAAAGACAATCAATATTAATAAAAATAGAGAATATAAATTAGCAATAATCTCTTGCTACCAATCTCTATCTTCAATAAATGATAAAATAATTAATTTAAATACTTATAGATCAAATAACAAAGAATTTAACCATCTGCTTAATTTACAAATTAAAGAGTTAAATGATGAAAAAAAGATTTCAAAAGGGATTAAAAAGATAGGTGATATAAAAGATTTTATATCTAAGGAGGTGAAAGTTCAGTATGAATTAAACCCATATCCTAGATGGAGATATAATTCATATGCTAAAGAAAACAAATTAAACTTTTTATCAGTTATTAATTCTGAGATTTATCCAAATACAATTAAATCTATTTCAGATGAATTAAATAATAAAAAAACAAATATACTTATAGCTGGTTGTGGTACGGGGATTCAAATACTTGAAGCATCTCGATATAGTAATTGTGAAATAACAGCAATCGATTTAAGTAATTCAAGTATCTCCTATGCAAAGAGAAAGGTCGACGAATATGGATTGAAGAATGTAGATTTTATAGAAATGGATTTACTTGAATTGACAGCACTACATAAAAGATTTGATTTAATAGAATGCTCTGGTGTTCTACATCATATGAATGATCCAACGAAGGGATTATCAAATCTATTTAATGTATTAAAACCAAAAGGTTTTTTAAAGTTAGGTTTGTATAGCAAGTATGCAAGAGAAGAAATACTAAAAGCGAGAGAACTAATCAAAGAAAAAGATATTAAACCAAGCCTTGCTGGAATAAGAAGCTTCCGAAATGATCTTCTTAATGGAAAAATAAAACAGTTTAATGAAATAATTAATTGGTCAGATTTCTACTCAACCTCAATGTGTAGAGATCTCTGCTTTCATAGTCACGAAAATTGTTACTCACTAATTGAAATTAAAAATATGTTAAAGGTATCCAACCTGGAATTCCTAGGTTTTACTCTTTCCAAAGATATAAAAGATAAATATCAGAAAGATAATAAAGACAAAAACTCTTTAAAAGATTTAGAATTATGGGATAAATTTGAAAAATTAAATCCTAATTCTTTTAGGGAGATGTATCAATTCTGGGTTAGAAAATCAATTAAATAG
- a CDS encoding peroxiredoxin, with product MPLKLGDQIPDFSLSDQLGVSRTNKQAKGRPLVLFFYPKDDTPGCTAENCGFRDKYDLFKLFGAEVWGVSGDDEASHRSFADKNKLPFPLLCDTENSLRRAFGVPKVLGLLDGRVTYIIDSKGVIRHIFNDLLNGPAHVNEALRVLGEIRN from the coding sequence ATGCCTTTAAAGTTAGGTGATCAAATACCTGATTTCTCACTCTCTGATCAACTAGGAGTTTCTAGGACGAATAAGCAAGCAAAAGGCAGGCCACTGGTTCTATTTTTTTATCCCAAAGATGATACACCTGGTTGTACGGCTGAAAATTGCGGCTTTAGAGATAAATACGATCTTTTTAAACTGTTTGGTGCTGAAGTTTGGGGGGTAAGTGGTGATGATGAAGCAAGTCATAGATCTTTTGCAGACAAAAATAAACTTCCATTTCCATTATTGTGTGACACAGAAAATTCTCTGAGAAGAGCTTTTGGAGTTCCTAAAGTTCTTGGTTTACTTGATGGTCGAGTAACTTATATTATTGATTCAAAAGGTGTTATTAGGCATATTTTTAATGATCTTTTAAATGGTCCTGCTCATGTTAATGAGGCACTTAGAGTATTAGGCGAGATAAGAAATTAA
- a CDS encoding tyrosine-type recombinase/integrase has translation MSKVARDENGAPLARDVLGGRCKIYMFEGRPTSWYFKYRVNNKAKGSKYIVRCLDELDEKRAILKAEDLYLAFQGDIDEEGVPVRRYKVVDLIKEWILLNEERNRAGSMALTTLRAKVSSLQNAGILFITKEKKITYVDQIKRDTFESFSRWRKNEGFKLIPNSRGKTIIPKDSTVKRDIVHLAEWFKYLNDKEYIDLKPTFEIIKQRKDELDANPPIPLDQWGHVHRYLKQWSDEAVKEETKTNNWRRNHYWRELFRTLILVLYNTGARPSELVGKEEKIREAQSDGSYVIKRVLKGGLRWEDIEIQDSFNMNAATGKYIDIVITNLFIRYSKTGETRDIPCNCTEFLSRWRRHVNEYRRQVGLRKVTPKDYVFFNPHTDKPYPYSQFSLAWSDLRTNLSLVLSPVRSDKKYTLYSLRSSYITNQIDEGKDIYLIKKITGHSLEMLQRHYDRSDVRKRTAEAVSRTIGKKKEKKVIMSLENVDDWDKLALDGTKLSDKPKESLKQSKNKSNPLKIK, from the coding sequence ATGAGCAAGGTAGCACGAGATGAAAATGGTGCACCTTTAGCCCGCGATGTCTTGGGTGGTAGATGCAAGATATATATGTTTGAAGGGCGTCCAACTTCTTGGTATTTCAAGTATCGAGTAAACAATAAAGCGAAGGGTAGTAAGTATATAGTTAGATGCTTAGATGAACTCGATGAGAAGAGAGCAATACTTAAAGCAGAGGATTTATATTTAGCATTTCAGGGAGATATAGATGAAGAGGGTGTACCAGTAAGAAGGTATAAGGTAGTTGATCTAATTAAGGAATGGATACTTTTGAATGAAGAGCGGAATAGAGCAGGGAGTATGGCTTTAACTACTCTTAGAGCTAAGGTTAGTTCACTTCAGAATGCTGGAATACTCTTTATAACCAAAGAGAAGAAGATCACATATGTAGATCAGATAAAGAGAGATACCTTTGAGAGTTTCAGTAGATGGAGAAAGAATGAAGGGTTCAAACTAATCCCTAACTCAAGAGGTAAAACCATAATTCCAAAGGATTCAACAGTTAAGAGAGATATAGTTCATCTTGCTGAATGGTTTAAATATCTAAACGATAAGGAGTACATAGATCTAAAACCTACCTTTGAAATCATTAAACAAAGGAAAGATGAATTAGATGCAAACCCACCAATACCTTTAGATCAATGGGGACATGTTCATCGTTACTTAAAGCAATGGAGTGATGAAGCAGTAAAGGAGGAAACTAAAACTAATAACTGGAGAAGGAATCACTATTGGAGAGAATTATTCAGAACACTAATTCTTGTCTTATACAATACTGGTGCTCGTCCTAGTGAATTAGTAGGGAAAGAAGAGAAGATAAGAGAAGCACAGAGTGATGGATCATACGTAATTAAAAGAGTTCTTAAAGGAGGATTACGTTGGGAGGATATAGAGATACAGGATTCATTCAATATGAATGCAGCGACAGGGAAGTATATAGATATCGTTATCACTAATCTCTTTATTCGTTATTCCAAGACAGGAGAAACACGTGATATACCTTGCAACTGTACAGAATTCCTAAGCAGATGGAGAAGACACGTTAATGAATATAGAAGACAAGTGGGATTGAGAAAGGTAACTCCAAAAGATTATGTATTCTTCAATCCTCATACTGATAAACCTTATCCCTATTCACAGTTCTCTCTAGCTTGGAGTGATCTTAGAACTAACTTATCTTTAGTATTATCTCCTGTTAGATCAGATAAGAAATACACTCTCTACTCTTTGCGCTCCTCTTACATAACTAATCAGATTGATGAAGGTAAAGACATCTACTTAATTAAGAAGATCACAGGACATAGCTTAGAGATGTTGCAACGTCACTATGATCGCTCTGATGTAAGGAAGAGAACAGCAGAAGCAGTATCTAGAACAATAGGTAAGAAGAAAGAAAAGAAAGTAATAATGTCTTTAGAGAATGTAGATGATTGGGATAAGTTAGCTTTAGATGGAACTAAACTCTCTGATAAACCGAAGGAATCACTGAAGCAAAGTAAAAATAAATCTAATCCGCTTAAGATTAAGTAG
- the fldA gene encoding flavodoxin FldA, protein MTVGIYFATTTGKTEDIAERLHGLLDSAEAPKDISDVDDLSELAGHDGVICGIPTWNTGADSERSGTAWDSILEDIGELSLSGKKVAIFGLGDSSTYTENYCDAMEELHRYFKQAGASMVGYTSKGDYTFDESKSVVGEEFCGLPLDEDSESDMTDERLAGWAEKLKGEMF, encoded by the coding sequence ATGACTGTAGGAATCTACTTCGCTACAACAACAGGTAAAACCGAAGATATAGCGGAAAGGCTGCACGGCTTACTTGACTCTGCTGAAGCTCCTAAGGATATTTCAGACGTCGATGACCTTAGTGAACTAGCCGGACATGATGGGGTTATTTGTGGAATCCCTACTTGGAATACTGGTGCAGACTCTGAGAGATCAGGAACTGCTTGGGACTCAATCCTTGAAGACATTGGAGAACTAAGTCTCAGTGGCAAGAAAGTTGCGATTTTTGGTTTAGGTGATTCTTCTACTTACACGGAAAACTATTGCGATGCAATGGAAGAGCTTCATAGGTACTTCAAGCAAGCAGGTGCTTCAATGGTTGGTTACACTTCTAAGGGTGATTACACCTTTGATGAGTCAAAAAGTGTTGTTGGAGAAGAATTCTGCGGATTACCTCTTGACGAAGACAGTGAATCAGACATGACTGATGAAAGGCTTGCAGGATGGGCTGAGAAGCTAAAAGGCGAGATGTTTTAA
- a CDS encoding CopG family transcriptional regulator produces the protein MNSNNSSGQNVSINVNLSLKDETLRILIEMATDMGSSLEEVISSITEDSVIDLERLQDDLGIVIIPEKCSKQDLINSI, from the coding sequence ATGAACTCAAATAATTCTTCTGGCCAAAACGTTTCCATAAACGTAAATCTCTCTTTAAAAGATGAGACTTTGCGTATATTGATAGAGATGGCAACTGATATGGGATCAAGTCTTGAAGAAGTAATAAGCTCAATCACTGAAGACTCCGTAATTGATTTAGAGAGACTTCAGGATGATCTTGGCATTGTTATTATTCCTGAAAAATGTAGCAAACAAGATTTAATAAATTCTATTTAA
- a CDS encoding SemiSWEET transporter, producing MNHLNYIDLFGFLAALLTTIAFLPQLYKTWQTKSADDVSLVMLILFITGLFCWIIYGLKINSIPILVANIITFIFNFSILVLKISYIKNK from the coding sequence ATGAATCATTTAAATTATATAGATTTATTTGGATTTTTAGCTGCTTTACTTACTACTATTGCCTTTTTGCCTCAGTTATATAAAACATGGCAAACGAAATCGGCAGATGATGTTTCGTTAGTTATGTTAATTCTTTTCATAACAGGTCTTTTTTGTTGGATTATTTACGGCTTAAAGATCAATTCCATTCCTATTTTAGTTGCCAATATAATCACCTTTATTTTTAATTTTTCTATATTAGTTTTAAAAATTTCATATATAAAAAACAAATAA
- a CDS encoding DUF6737 family protein: protein MDTNAKKSFWDSKPNWCQPWSIISFGVLVLIFSFKLLNNTIITSILAFFILVWWIVFLILAPNSYQVNNDK from the coding sequence ATGGATACAAATGCAAAAAAAAGTTTTTGGGATTCAAAGCCTAATTGGTGTCAACCTTGGTCAATTATTAGCTTTGGAGTTTTAGTTCTTATTTTCAGTTTTAAACTTTTAAATAACACTATAATAACTTCTATTTTAGCTTTTTTTATTCTTGTTTGGTGGATAGTATTTTTAATACTTGCTCCGAATTCGTATCAAGTAAATAATGATAAATGA
- a CDS encoding nuclear transport factor 2 family protein encodes MLIKEKELKKFFNLSYGEKAPSREEWESLYNKQVKFIDPTQEKNGIDAYIKAQDGLIKRCDDIYLESHSIAINKNIAFVEWTMGLKIKGLEFLYDGTTRLIFDEEGKVKEHRDYFDFCSGTFGNVPVIGAFLRWLYSRFVD; translated from the coding sequence ATGCTCATCAAAGAGAAAGAATTAAAAAAATTCTTCAATTTATCTTATGGAGAGAAAGCTCCATCTAGGGAAGAATGGGAGTCCTTATACAATAAGCAAGTTAAATTTATAGATCCTACCCAAGAAAAAAATGGAATTGATGCATATATCAAAGCCCAAGATGGATTAATCAAAAGATGTGATGATATTTATCTAGAATCACACTCAATTGCCATCAATAAGAATATTGCTTTTGTTGAATGGACAATGGGGTTAAAAATAAAAGGTCTCGAATTTTTATACGATGGGACAACCAGATTGATATTTGATGAAGAAGGTAAGGTTAAAGAACATAGAGATTATTTTGATTTTTGTTCTGGAACATTTGGAAATGTCCCAGTCATAGGGGCATTTCTTAGATGGTTATATTCAAGATTTGTTGATTAA